The following proteins are co-located in the Lagenorhynchus albirostris chromosome 2, mLagAlb1.1, whole genome shotgun sequence genome:
- the PERM1 gene encoding PGC-1 and ERR-induced regulator in muscle protein 1 isoform X1: MESFQCSVQLSGQDRAEFSAAAAECGLPRAGLASGHELLSSDTDQRDSSGSSPPGPLPLPEGQLAPRGSDRPGSEGEKVPARQLVSRSWCEPVLAPEAGQQTPSVSVRPEVQPSLSPGAAPLVQGSSLPGPVSSRGERERLLQGAAPRGLAPTLTGEPAWSPDSTGCSAAPQRPPGSPGAPLRSPSQKKRRAAGTKAGGRLGDPGPAPTQLGSLLLTEAGAEDGLGLAGSRGKGLRVGTTGQTAGAGQIELGPESPEAPEQVARRGPGVDLSTSVPTTEQGTDLIGMTLRTEPRTIPTLDLEASADVTMAKSDVALSTPTSEPQPDEPLSTPASEPRLDVDLLVPGPGVQLEVGSSTPVSKAIPRTALPHLVSEAGSDVGVSTPAPIPEAGPDVAELEVAPVAKLGLSPIRSPEGGRQKLRGEPSAGAPGHRTGEPPLGPIQAPKKKKVRFSMAVPSPEEPGSGEASGPAFPATAPRTAAGGRRASGAWDTVAVGPRTPQPRIPKHLPPPAPSASAGPGRSCSFAVTLPEAYEFFLCDTIEEEDEDVEEEAEASQALAEVQWPDMCEFFFQDGQTQRSRHQEGHSQAPPLQAEPVPAPPPGDPTPISIPEAYEHFLGEDVSGGMLGPAVLLQMQATEPPRSVPWDVGSGTPPGPSPASAKQLAPAIRQAGVPRGPLTSFTFSQNDMCLVFVAFATWAVRTSDLHAPDAWKTVLLANIGTISAIRYFRWQVGRGRRSPSS, encoded by the exons ATGGAGAGCTTCCAGTGCAGCGTCCAGCTGAGCGGCCAGGACCGGGCTGAGTTTTCAGCCGCTGCCGCAGAGTGTGGCCTCCCGCGGGCCGGCCTGGCCTCTGGGCATGAGCTCTTGTCCAGTGACACTGACCAAAGGGACAGCAGTGGCAGCAGCCCCCCAGggcccctgccccttcctgagGGGCAGCTGGCTCCCAGGGGGAGTGACCGGCCTGGCTCTGAGGGGGAGAAGGTACCCGCCCGGCAGCTGGTCAGCAGGTCTTGGTGTGAGCCCGTGCTGGCCCCGGAGGCCGGTCAGCAGACGCCCAGCGTGTCCGTGCGGCCAGAAGTTCAGCCGTCCCTCAGCCCTGGTGCTGCCCCTCTGGTCCAGGGCTCATCCCTCCCGGGGCCAGTGTCTTCCAGAGGCGAGAGGGAGAGGCTTCTGCAGGGGGCAGCCCCCCGGGGTCTTGCCCCTACTCTCACGGGTGAGCCCGCTTGGAGCCCCGATTCCACCGGCTGCAGCGCTGCCCCCCAGAGGCCCCCTGGCAGCCCTGGAGCCCCGCTGCGCAGCCCCAGCCAAAAGAAGAGGCGGGCTGCAGGCACCAAGGCGGGTGGGCGCTTGGGTGACCCAGGCCCTGCTCCCACCCAGCTGGGCTCCCTACTGCTCACTGAGGCCGGGGCCGAGGACGGCCTTGGCCTGGCTGGGTCCAGGGGGAAGGGCCTCCGGGTGGGgaccacagggcagacagcaggagCTGGGCAGATCGAGCTGGGGCCAGAGTCTCCAGAAGCCCCTGAGCAGGTGGCCAGGCGAGGGCCAGGTGTGGATCTGTCTACATCTGTCCCTACCACTGAGCAGGGTACAGACCTAATCGGAATGACCCTCAGAACTGAGCCACGCACTATACCCACGCTTGACCTGGAGGCTTCTGCAGATGTCACAATGGCTAAGTCAGACGTGGCTTTGTCCACACCCACCTCCGAGCCTCAGCCCGATGAGCCTCTGTCTACACCTGCCTCCGAGCCTAGACTGGATGTGGACCTGCTTGTGCCAGGTCCAGGGGTCCAGCTGGAGGTGGGTTCATCTACGCCTGTCTCGAAGGCTATTCCCCGTACAGCTCTGCCTCACCTGGTTTCTGAGGCTGGGTCTGATGTGGGTGTGTCTACACCTGCTCCCATCCCCGAGGCTGGGCCTGACGTGGCGGAGCTGGAGGTTGCCCCAGTGGCCAAGCTGGGTTTGAGCCCTATTCGGTCTCCAGAGGGGGGCCGACAGAAGCTCAGAGGGGAGCCCTCAGCAGGTGCCCCTGGACACCGCACTGGGGAGCCCCCGCTAGGCCCTATCCAAGCCCCCAAGAAGAAGAAAGTGCGATTCTCCATGGCTGTGCCCAGCCCCGAGGAGCCAGGGTCAGGAGAGGCCTCAGGCCCAGCCTTCCCAGCCACAGCCCCCAGGACAGCAGCTGGGGGCCGCAGGGCATCTGGAGCCTGGGACACTGTGGCAGTTGGGCCCCGGACCCCCCAGCCTCGGATCCCGAAGCAcctgcctccccctgccccctctgcCTCAGCGGGGCCTGGGCGCAGCTGCTCCTTTGCGGTGACCCTCCCAGAAGCCTATGAGTTCTTCCTTTGTGACACCATCGAGGAAGAGGATGAAGACGttgaggaggaagcagaggctaGCCAGGCTCTGGCCGAAGTCCAGTGGCCGGACATGTGCGAGTTCTTCTTCCAAGATGGCCAAACCCAGAGGTCGAGGCACCAGGAAGGCcactcccaggccccacccctccaggctgagcCTGTGccggcccctccaccaggagatCCCACACCCATCTCCATCCCCGAGGCCTACGAACACTTCCTCGGGGAGGACGTGTCAGGGGGCATGCTGGGGCCGGCTGTGCTTCTCCAGATGCAGGCCACGGAGCCCCCCAGGTCAGTCCCCTGGGACGTGGGGAGCGGCACCCCAccagggcccagcccagcctcagCGAAGCAGCTTGCCCCGGCCATCAGGCAAGCAG GGGTACCCCGGGGTCCCCTCACCTCGTTTACCTTCAGCCAGAATGACATGTGCCTGGTGTTTGTAGCCTTCGCTACCTGGGCTGTGAGAACATCAGACCTGCATGCCCCAGATGCCTGGAAAACAG TTCTGCTGGCCAACATCGGCACCATCTCCGCCATCCGGTACTTCCGCTGGCAGGTGGGGCGGGGCCGCCGCAGCCCCAGCTCCTAA
- the PERM1 gene encoding PGC-1 and ERR-induced regulator in muscle protein 1 isoform X2, with the protein MESFQCSVQLSGQDRAEFSAAAAECGLPRAGLASGHELLSSDTDQRDSSGSSPPGPLPLPEGQLAPRGSDRPGSEGEKVPARQLVSRSWCEPVLAPEAGQQTPSVSVRPEVQPSLSPGAAPLVQGSSLPGPVSSRGERERLLQGAAPRGLAPTLTGEPAWSPDSTGCSAAPQRPPGSPGAPLRSPSQKKRRAAGTKAGGRLGDPGPAPTQLGSLLLTEAGAEDGLGLAGSRGKGLRVGTTGQTAGAGQIELGPESPEAPEQVARRGPGVDLSTSVPTTEQGTDLIGMTLRTEPRTIPTLDLEASADVTMAKSDVALSTPTSEPQPDEPLSTPASEPRLDVDLLVPGPGVQLEVGSSTPVSKAIPRTALPHLVSEAGSDVGVSTPAPIPEAGPDVAELEVAPVAKLGLSPIRSPEGGRQKLRGEPSAGAPGHRTGEPPLGPIQAPKKKKVRFSMAVPSPEEPGSGEASGPAFPATAPRTAAGGRRASGAWDTVAVGPRTPQPRIPKHLPPPAPSASAGPGRSCSFAVTLPEAYEFFLCDTIEEEDEDVEEEAEASQALAEVQWPDMCEFFFQDGQTQRSRHQEGHSQAPPLQAEPVPAPPPGDPTPISIPEAYEHFLGEDVSGGMLGPAVLLQMQATEPPRSVPWDVGSGTPPGPSPASAKQLAPAIRQAAFATWAVRTSDLHAPDAWKTVLLANIGTISAIRYFRWQVGRGRRSPSS; encoded by the exons ATGGAGAGCTTCCAGTGCAGCGTCCAGCTGAGCGGCCAGGACCGGGCTGAGTTTTCAGCCGCTGCCGCAGAGTGTGGCCTCCCGCGGGCCGGCCTGGCCTCTGGGCATGAGCTCTTGTCCAGTGACACTGACCAAAGGGACAGCAGTGGCAGCAGCCCCCCAGggcccctgccccttcctgagGGGCAGCTGGCTCCCAGGGGGAGTGACCGGCCTGGCTCTGAGGGGGAGAAGGTACCCGCCCGGCAGCTGGTCAGCAGGTCTTGGTGTGAGCCCGTGCTGGCCCCGGAGGCCGGTCAGCAGACGCCCAGCGTGTCCGTGCGGCCAGAAGTTCAGCCGTCCCTCAGCCCTGGTGCTGCCCCTCTGGTCCAGGGCTCATCCCTCCCGGGGCCAGTGTCTTCCAGAGGCGAGAGGGAGAGGCTTCTGCAGGGGGCAGCCCCCCGGGGTCTTGCCCCTACTCTCACGGGTGAGCCCGCTTGGAGCCCCGATTCCACCGGCTGCAGCGCTGCCCCCCAGAGGCCCCCTGGCAGCCCTGGAGCCCCGCTGCGCAGCCCCAGCCAAAAGAAGAGGCGGGCTGCAGGCACCAAGGCGGGTGGGCGCTTGGGTGACCCAGGCCCTGCTCCCACCCAGCTGGGCTCCCTACTGCTCACTGAGGCCGGGGCCGAGGACGGCCTTGGCCTGGCTGGGTCCAGGGGGAAGGGCCTCCGGGTGGGgaccacagggcagacagcaggagCTGGGCAGATCGAGCTGGGGCCAGAGTCTCCAGAAGCCCCTGAGCAGGTGGCCAGGCGAGGGCCAGGTGTGGATCTGTCTACATCTGTCCCTACCACTGAGCAGGGTACAGACCTAATCGGAATGACCCTCAGAACTGAGCCACGCACTATACCCACGCTTGACCTGGAGGCTTCTGCAGATGTCACAATGGCTAAGTCAGACGTGGCTTTGTCCACACCCACCTCCGAGCCTCAGCCCGATGAGCCTCTGTCTACACCTGCCTCCGAGCCTAGACTGGATGTGGACCTGCTTGTGCCAGGTCCAGGGGTCCAGCTGGAGGTGGGTTCATCTACGCCTGTCTCGAAGGCTATTCCCCGTACAGCTCTGCCTCACCTGGTTTCTGAGGCTGGGTCTGATGTGGGTGTGTCTACACCTGCTCCCATCCCCGAGGCTGGGCCTGACGTGGCGGAGCTGGAGGTTGCCCCAGTGGCCAAGCTGGGTTTGAGCCCTATTCGGTCTCCAGAGGGGGGCCGACAGAAGCTCAGAGGGGAGCCCTCAGCAGGTGCCCCTGGACACCGCACTGGGGAGCCCCCGCTAGGCCCTATCCAAGCCCCCAAGAAGAAGAAAGTGCGATTCTCCATGGCTGTGCCCAGCCCCGAGGAGCCAGGGTCAGGAGAGGCCTCAGGCCCAGCCTTCCCAGCCACAGCCCCCAGGACAGCAGCTGGGGGCCGCAGGGCATCTGGAGCCTGGGACACTGTGGCAGTTGGGCCCCGGACCCCCCAGCCTCGGATCCCGAAGCAcctgcctccccctgccccctctgcCTCAGCGGGGCCTGGGCGCAGCTGCTCCTTTGCGGTGACCCTCCCAGAAGCCTATGAGTTCTTCCTTTGTGACACCATCGAGGAAGAGGATGAAGACGttgaggaggaagcagaggctaGCCAGGCTCTGGCCGAAGTCCAGTGGCCGGACATGTGCGAGTTCTTCTTCCAAGATGGCCAAACCCAGAGGTCGAGGCACCAGGAAGGCcactcccaggccccacccctccaggctgagcCTGTGccggcccctccaccaggagatCCCACACCCATCTCCATCCCCGAGGCCTACGAACACTTCCTCGGGGAGGACGTGTCAGGGGGCATGCTGGGGCCGGCTGTGCTTCTCCAGATGCAGGCCACGGAGCCCCCCAGGTCAGTCCCCTGGGACGTGGGGAGCGGCACCCCAccagggcccagcccagcctcagCGAAGCAGCTTGCCCCGGCCATCAGGCAAGCAG CCTTCGCTACCTGGGCTGTGAGAACATCAGACCTGCATGCCCCAGATGCCTGGAAAACAG TTCTGCTGGCCAACATCGGCACCATCTCCGCCATCCGGTACTTCCGCTGGCAGGTGGGGCGGGGCCGCCGCAGCCCCAGCTCCTAA